In Brachybacterium fresconis, the genomic stretch TCCTTCTCTCGGTGGTGCCGGTCCCAGATGCGCATCAGGTCCTCGGCGGCGGCGCGCACCTCGTCGGCCCGACGTCCGGGGGTGTACAGGGTGGTTCCGATGCCGGCTCCGGCGGCTCCGGCTTCCAGCCAGCCGGGGAGCGTTTCGGCGTCGATCCCGCCGACGGGCAGGAACTGCGCGTCGGCCGGGACCGTCGCGGACCATGCCTTCATGCCGGGGATGCCGACGCTCGGGGCCGGGAAGATCTTCAGCGCTCGGGCGCCGGCGTGCAGGGCGGTGAAGACCTCGGTGGCGGTGGCGACGCCGGGACTGGGCTCCATGCCGAGCTCGAGGGCGCGGGCGATGACCGCGGGATCGGTGTTGGGCGCGACCACGAGCGTCCCGCCGGCGTCATGGACCCGGTCGACGTCTTCGACCTGCACCATGGTGCCCCCGCCGACGC encodes the following:
- a CDS encoding 2-dehydro-3-deoxy-6-phosphogalactonate aldolase; the encoded protein is MSNQHTGLIAILRGLTPAEAPSIGDTLYDAGFRRLEVPLNSPEPLKTVRLLADRLPEDARVGGGTMVQVEDVDRVHDAGGTLVVAPNTDPAVIARALELGMEPSPGVATATEVFTALHAGARALKIFPAPSVGIPGMKAWSATVPADAQFLPVGGIDAETLPGWLEAGAAGAGIGTTLYTPGRRADEVRAAAEDLMRIWDRHHREKDQA